The genomic DNA CAGTTCggattttgtttatatatatatatatatagattagtaAAAGGAAAAACCAAATTTATCCTTGATGTGTGGGAGCTTTATGGTCCCGGGACCCCACTATAGATTGAGTTAGATCCGAGGCCGTTGGTCGCCCTTATAGCATTAGCATGAGCTATCCCTCATTGGACGGTCCCCGGTCTCCCGAAACGGTTCCGTTACGGGACCATAAAACTTTCCCGAGACAACTCCTGTGGGTCCCGAAGACTGCCAACGGCTGTGCAACGAGGGAGCGCCACGTCAGCAGCGCATGAGCTCACCTTCGTTTCCCTCGTCATCGTCATCCTATTAACCTCCTCCTCTCGCTTCGTCTCTGTTATCCTCGCTCGCGCACTCTCTAtctgtttctctctctagaccGCCATGGAAGTTAGCTTCACCGCGAAGCCGCAGAGCCTGACGCTGACCTCCGGAGCTCCGCTCTCTCCGACCAAGCTCAGGCTGCTGCGGCGGGAGTTCCTCGGGAGCTCTCACAAGCTGAGGCGTCCCGGCGGGCTCCGCTCCAGGAGGAAATGCCGGAAGCTGAGCCTGCTTCAGCTCCAGTCTCCTCCTTCCTTCCTCGTCCGAGCTTCTCTCGGCCCAAATTCGGCCCTCGTGGTGGTCGTCGCCGTCGTCACTCTGTCTGCCATCTGCGTCTACTACTTCAACCAGTACGccagaaagaagaagaacgcCAAACAGGTCGGTAATCGTTCATTCATTCCGCAGTGTTCTCCTCGATGTTTCTTCTTTTGACGGTGCTCCTCCCACCGGTCTTCTTGGTAGAATTGAGCGGTGTTGGTAGTGATACTCTATTACTCTTTCCTAATCGGATTGCTTAATTGGCTTCGGTGAACTACATATTACACGAGAGCTGCAATTTTGAATCTGCCAGTGGTTGGAACTTAGTGATGATCTCATCTTCATCTATAGAAAAATGATGCCGAATTTAGCTTGTcaagatgatttttttttccttttaaatttaaaagttaaattttcAATGGAGGTATCTGAGGCTGCGGAACTCTTAGAATCATAACAATACTTAAGGTCAGCATTTAAATTGCATCGGATCATCGCAAGCTCCAGGATGTTAATCTTGCTCAGGACTTGAACTTCGATTTTCAAAAGATAGTGGTTCTAGGCTGCTCTTACAGAATGATTGGTTATAATGGTTGTAAGGTGAACCATTGTGTGGAATGGGTTGAGTTTTGCTACACGGAGATACAGATGGCCGATTTCTGATTTGTTATCTAGAGAATTTTCTATGTCCTGTGACAGCCTCTGTGGCTGGCAAGATTAGTGATCACTGTGAATTTATGATGAATTAATAGGATTCTAGGTTAATCGCCTTCTTTCTTTGTAGAGGATTCACTGGTCGGCAATCTTTTGGCTACAATTGATTGGGCAATATGTGTCCTCTTTTCCAGGTGTCTAGTACTCCAAATCTTGGACCACCCCAGACGGGCAGGGATGTCTTGAAAGATCTCAGTTCAAGTCAAATTATAGTTAATCAATCTATTACGAAGAAAAAGTCCGTGAAAACAAATGAAAGTGAAGAAAGCGACCAGAATTTGGTGGAGAGAGAACTTCAGCCGGTGCTGCAATTTGGCGAATCTGCCTCAGTTGGTGAAGAGACTTATGCATCTTCACAAGGCTCCCATCAGACTTCCAATGTTGTTACTTCTGTTGTTGATGACTCCACGATAGATGGAATTAAAGTTTTTCCTTGTCTGACTGTTACGCCCAAGTCAGATGCATTAACACAGCAGATGGCTGCAAATGAACAAATGGAATCCCTGTTGGGAGTAAAAAAAACAGAAGTGGAAAGCGACCATGAGATATTGGGTAAATCTCAGCATGCTGCTACTGATGTGCCCACATCGGTGGGAAAACATGATCATGTAGAAGCCAGCACAAAAGGTGAAACTACTGGCCACAATAGCTTTCATGAAGAGTCTGTTAGGGCTGAGCTTTACACATTCTATGAGTCACAGCAGTCAGAAGCAGAACAGACAAAAGCATCTTCTCCTTCCACTGTGGTGAACGGAAATGTCAACGGCAATGGGCTTTCTTCACTGATGAGGCATTCTATGTTCAAGGGATATAAGTTGTCAACTGATGAACACTCCAATGGTAATGGTTATGCCTCTAAAAGTTCATTATAGTATAAGGTGCATATACCATATTGTTTTTAATGTTTCAGTCCCAACATCTTCTCACATTTTACATTCTATCTAACAGAGTATACTGAAATAAATAGACGTTCTCACAGGCAATGTGCAGAACAATGCAGTTGtctcattaaataaaatagGTTCTTCACGCAAAAGGAAAGGCACTGGAAAAGGCTCAGGAATTCTAACAGGCAAGGAAAGGAAATACCTGCCACAGAACAACTTTGAAAATCCATCCCAGTTATATGAGTCAAATGGAGCTTTGGATACTGAACACTGGGCTGCGGAGCAAATTAGCACTTACAATCATTTGCTGAGAAGGGGGAGGTAGTCTCTTCTGAGTTGTCTTCACCAGAAACTCTTATGCTACTGTTCTGTTGAATGTGTTAGATACTGCTTGTCCGTCACATCTCCATGCCTTCGTTGCTCAATTGTACAATTGGGAGGTTTCCTTTACCTTTTCATGCTTGCAAAGTGCAATCTTCATGTTGACTTTCTTCATGTTGACTTTTTCATGTTGTGCTTATACTGTTTTAGAGTTGGTAATTACTTCAATAATAATCAAGCATCTTCTCGTCATGGTCTTCATCGACTATCGGCAGGGTGCGTGAATGTGTAAAATTGCTTGAAGATATGGAAGCAGTTGATCTATTAGATATGAACAAGGTACATGTTTGTCTTTTTGAATGCTAGTCGCTACTGCTCCTCTTGTAGTTTGaggtcttttcttttcttttttttcttccccccacccaccccccccccccccccccccccccccccaccaaCTTTTTTGCCTCAGTTTGGGTGGAATTTATCCACTACTCGTGATTTCAGGTATATCATTCAAGATTCTATGGTACGTGCAAAAGTCGTAAAGCTGTTGAAGAAGCATTCAGCTTCACCAAGTTGATTAGCAATCCAACCTTGAGCACATTTAATATGCTGATGTCTGTATGTGCAAATTCCCAGGATTCAGAAGGTTAGTCTCTCTTTTAAACTTATCTAATGATATGTGGCTTCTAGCTTCCTGTCTCTCTTAACTCTCGTGTCCATGTATCATTTTAGCTGCTTTCCGAGTTCTTCGGCATGTCGAAGAGGCTGGACTGAAAGCTGACTGCAAACTTTACACTACTCTTATTTCTACTTGCGCTAAATGTGGAAAAGTTGATAGAATGTTTGAGGTAAGTCTGGCGTTTCTGCTCCTCTGATCATTCTACTCAAATAAACTTCAATATGCAGTTGAAATGGTATCTGATTTTTAGTACCTCATTCTTCCTTTATTCAATCAAGATTTAATTGATCTTTTGGCTCTGTCATTCAATAACATGCTTATGTTCGCATAAATCAGTTAGAAAGTATTACTTGTTGCCCAAGGTTGTGGATAATGGACAGTTAATTTCTAATACCTCACTTTTCACTGTTCAAGAGGTAATGCTGAAGTACAAATTGATAACTTCAATTTGAGATACTGCTATTATCATCGAAGTTCTATTTTTCCAGCTGCAAGTCCACTATGATCCTATTATGCAGTTAGTAAAGCTTCAACTTTTTGTAAGTATAATATATTGTCCTTGTTGAGTTTACCCATATTGTTGATTACAATTCCTTTCTTTAGGTGTTCCATGAGATGGTCAATGCTGGAGTTGAACCTAATGTTCATACATATGGGGCACTTATTGATGGTTGTGCTAGAGCTGGCCAAGTTGCCAAGGCCTTTGGTGCTTATGGGATTATGAGGTCCAAAGTACGATTCCATGGTTTTTCCCCTCTGCTTTGAGTATCAGTCGACTGTACTGTTAATTCTTCTTGCTTCTTGGCAATAGTTTATTGGTGGGgcttaatatatatttctctaGTTATTTGTCCCTTGAGATACCCTGCGAAATCTTTACTGCAGAGATTCTTTGTGCAGTAGAACGTGAAGCCAGATCGAGTGGTATTTAATGCCCTCATCACTGCTTGTGGTCAAGCTGGAGCAGTGGATCGTGCTTTTGACGTCTTAGCTGAAATGAGGGCTGAGATACATCCAATAGACCCTGATCACATAACTGTGGGTGCCCTGATAAAGGCATGTTCACATGCTGGTCAGGTAGGGCAGCTAGCTTCTTACTAAATAAAAGAGTTGCTCTTCTTTTATTGTCTCTCTCATGTGCTAATTCTGGCATTCTGTTCACTTCATTTAGTATCAAATGTTGTTGATAGGTTGATCGGGCAAAAGAAGTGTACAAGATGATGGATGAGTACAACATTAAGGGTACCCCTGAGGTCTACACTATAGCTGTTAATTGCTGCAGCTTGACTGGTGATTGGGAGTTCGCCATGACTGTGTACAATGATATGATAAAGAAAGATGTGGCCCCTGATGAGGTCTGCATTGAGTTTCAGAATTCAATGTTATTATGGTAGAGCagcaaagaaagtaaagatttTTAGTCAGTTGACCAATAGCTTCATGATTAAGTTCAATTGATTCTGCTGCTTCCATTCATAATATTGGATTTCCCTTTTggtaataaatatatcatgCAATGAGTGGCATTCTTCAATTATCTTACATCACTATTATCATGGAAaaccaaatattcatcaatCTTTTTGTTTGATACTCAATGCAGATGTTTCTCAGTGCATTGATAGACGTTGCCGGGCATGCTGGAAATGTTGATGCTGCTTTTGAAGCAGTGAATAAAGCGAGGAAAGATGGAATGCATCTTGGAATCATCTCATATAGCTCGCTTATGGGAGCTTGTAGTAATGTATGTCAATTGTGGGCCTGAATCTTGCAGTCTTAAGTCTTCTGATCAATGTAGAAAAGggcattattttttatactttactcaaaaattaaaaagatggatcctgaaatatatatttagcaGATAGTTATTattttggt from Punica granatum isolate Tunisia-2019 chromosome 2, ASM765513v2, whole genome shotgun sequence includes the following:
- the LOC116195270 gene encoding pentatricopeptide repeat-containing protein MRL1, chloroplastic isoform X1; translation: MEVSFTAKPQSLTLTSGAPLSPTKLRLLRREFLGSSHKLRRPGGLRSRRKCRKLSLLQLQSPPSFLVRASLGPNSALVVVVAVVTLSAICVYYFNQYARKKKNAKQVSSTPNLGPPQTGRDVLKDLSSSQIIVNQSITKKKSVKTNESEESDQNLVERELQPVLQFGESASVGEETYASSQGSHQTSNVVTSVVDDSTIDGIKVFPCLTVTPKSDALTQQMAANEQMESLLGVKKTEVESDHEILGKSQHAATDVPTSVGKHDHVEASTKGETTGHNSFHEESVRAELYTFYESQQSEAEQTKASSPSTVVNGNVNGNGLSSLMRHSMFKGYKLSTDEHSNGNVQNNAVVSLNKIGSSRKRKGTGKGSGILTGKERKYLPQNNFENPSQLYESNGALDTEHWAAEQISTYNHLLRRGRVRECVKLLEDMEAVDLLDMNKVYHSRFYGTCKSRKAVEEAFSFTKLISNPTLSTFNMLMSVCANSQDSEAAFRVLRHVEEAGLKADCKLYTTLISTCAKCGKVDRMFEVFHEMVNAGVEPNVHTYGALIDGCARAGQVAKAFGAYGIMRSKNVKPDRVVFNALITACGQAGAVDRAFDVLAEMRAEIHPIDPDHITVGALIKACSHAGQVDRAKEVYKMMDEYNIKGTPEVYTIAVNCCSLTGDWEFAMTVYNDMIKKDVAPDEMFLSALIDVAGHAGNVDAAFEAVNKARKDGMHLGIISYSSLMGACSNAKSWEKALEVYEDMKSIKMKPTISTMNALITALCDGDQLPKAMDILRDMTTFGLCPNAITYSILLVASEKKDDVEAGITLFSQAKEDGVAPNITMCNCLIGMCLRRYERACALGEPVSSVNMGWPQINSKWTSLALTVYRETIAAGITPTNEVVSQILGCLHFPYDISLRDKIIENLGVSADTSRYSNLCSLVEGFGEYDPRAFSLLEEAASLKIVPCVSFKQSPLVIDAKAMQIHTAQVYILTVLRGLKHRLAAGAKLPNITILLPVEKTQIASPHGEKTINVAGRISQAVAALLRRMRLPYQGNESYGKIRINGLALSRWFRPKLASPFSGKHGEFGSPLSRIGKGIAHQQRNIRTGNLSLD
- the LOC116195270 gene encoding pentatricopeptide repeat-containing protein MRL1, chloroplastic isoform X2 is translated as MKVGFTAKPHCLTLTSGAALSPAKLRLLLREFLGNSHKLRRPGGLRSRRKCRKLSLLQLQSPPSLLVRSSFGPNSALVVVVAVVTLSAISVYYFNRYARKMKNAKQVSSTPNLGPPQTGRDVLKDLSSSQIIVNQSITKKKSVKTNESEESDQNLVERELQPVLQFGESASVGEETYASSQGSHQTSNVVTSVVDDSTIDGIKVFPCLTVTPKSDALTQQMAANEQMESLLGVKKTEVESDHEILGKSQHAATDVPTSVGKHDHVEASTKGETTGHNSFHEESVRAELYTFYESQQSEAEQTKASSPSTVVNGNVNGNGLSSLMRHSMFKGYKLSTDEHSNGNVQNNAVVSLNKIGSSRKRKGTGKGSGILTGKERKYLPQNNFENPSQLYESNGALDTEHWAAEQISTYNHLLRRGRVRECVKLLEDMEAVDLLDMNKVYHSRFYGTCKSRKAVEEAFSFTKLISNPTLSTFNMLMSVCANSQDSEAAFRVLRHVEEAGLKADCKLYTTLISTCAKCGKVDRMFEVFHEMVNAGVEPNVHTYGALIDGCARAGQVAKAFGAYGIMRSKNVKPDRVVFNALITACGQAGAVDRAFDVLAEMRAEIHPIDPDHITVGALIKACSHAGQVDRAKEVYKMMDEYNIKGTPEVYTIAVNCCSLTGDWEFAMTVYNDMIKKDVAPDEMFLSALIDVAGHAGNVDAAFEAVNKARKDGMHLGIISYSSLMGACSNAKSWEKALEVYEDMKSIKMKPTISTMNALITALCDGDQLPKAMDILRDMTTFGLCPNAITYSILLVASEKKDDVEAGITLFSQAKEDGVAPNITMCNCLIGMCLRRYERACALGEPVSSVNMGWPQINSKWTSLALTVYRETIAAGITPTNEVVSQILGCLHFPYDISLRDKIIENLGVSADTSRYSNLCSLVEGFGEYDPRAFSLLEEAASLKIVPCVSFKQSPLVIDAKAMQIHTAQVYILTVLRGLKHRLAAGAKLPNITILLPVEKTQIASPHGEKTINVAGRISQAVAALLRRMRLPYQGNESYGKIRINGLALSRWFRPKLASPFSGKHGEFGSPLSRIGKGIAHQQRNIRTGNLSLD